One Bacteroidetes Order II. bacterium DNA segment encodes these proteins:
- a CDS encoding NAD(P)/FAD-dependent oxidoreductase, translated as MRHHQILIIGGGNAGISIASQLYRKNRNLDIAIVDPADKHYYQPAWTLVGGGAFDVAKTVRPQEEVMPSHVKWIQAGCTGFSPDENKVTLSDGDQVTYDQLVVCPGIQLNWDKVKGLRSAIENRQGVSSNYRFEWAPQTWDLIRNFSGKGKALFTAPNTPIKCGGAPQKIMYLAADYFRKSGLLKHDSVHFYSGGTVIFGVPEFAKTLNEVIKRYDIETHFGHNLVEVRGEEKIAVFETEVFDHHAHQAKLERMGCVVVDTSHDGRMVQVGVPFEIMHATPPQSAPDFIRDSPLAVPGNGFGWLDINKHTLQHNRYANIWGAGDATSTPNAKTGAAIRKQAPVLVENLLATMENKQGNGNYTGYGSCPLVTGYHKLVLAEFDYENKPMTSFPFDQTKERYSMWLLKKNLLPYLYWNKILKGTA; from the coding sequence ATGCGTCATCATCAGATTTTGATTATCGGCGGTGGAAATGCCGGTATTTCGATTGCTTCACAACTATACCGGAAGAATCGGAATTTAGATATTGCAATTGTGGATCCGGCAGACAAACACTATTACCAGCCAGCCTGGACTTTGGTTGGTGGTGGGGCCTTTGATGTGGCAAAGACCGTCCGTCCGCAAGAAGAGGTCATGCCTTCGCATGTGAAGTGGATACAGGCAGGTTGTACCGGATTTTCGCCAGACGAAAACAAGGTAACCCTCTCGGATGGTGATCAAGTGACCTACGATCAATTGGTGGTTTGTCCCGGCATTCAACTCAACTGGGACAAAGTTAAAGGGCTGCGGTCTGCTATCGAAAACCGCCAGGGGGTTTCCAGTAATTACCGCTTTGAGTGGGCGCCGCAAACGTGGGACTTAATCAGAAACTTTAGCGGGAAAGGCAAGGCTCTTTTCACAGCTCCCAATACACCGATCAAATGTGGGGGGGCGCCACAAAAAATCATGTACTTGGCTGCCGATTATTTTAGGAAAAGCGGCCTTTTAAAACACGACAGTGTCCATTTTTATTCGGGTGGAACAGTCATTTTTGGCGTTCCAGAATTTGCCAAAACCTTAAACGAAGTTATTAAGCGATACGACATCGAAACCCATTTTGGTCATAATCTGGTGGAAGTACGGGGCGAAGAAAAAATTGCGGTTTTCGAGACCGAAGTGTTTGACCATCATGCCCATCAGGCAAAATTAGAACGGATGGGCTGTGTGGTGGTGGACACCAGTCACGACGGGCGGATGGTACAAGTGGGGGTTCCTTTTGAGATCATGCACGCTACACCCCCACAAAGTGCTCCCGACTTTATTCGTGACAGCCCATTAGCCGTTCCGGGCAATGGCTTCGGGTGGTTAGACATTAATAAGCATACGTTGCAACACAACCGCTATGCCAATATTTGGGGGGCGGGAGATGCGACAAGTACCCCAAATGCCAAAACCGGGGCAGCCATTCGTAAACAAGCGCCCGTCTTGGTAGAAAATCTTTTGGCGACAATGGAGAATAAGCAAGGTAACGGGAATTATACAGGCTATGGCTCTTGTCCGCTGGTGACCGGATACCATAAATTAGTCCTTGCAGAATTTGATTACGAGAACAAGCCCATGACCTCGTTCCCGTTTGACCAAACCAAGGAACGTTACTCTATGTGGCTGTTAAAAAAGAACTTACTTCCATATTTGTATTGGAATAAAATTTTGAAAGGAACGGCCTGA
- a CDS encoding TetR/AcrR family transcriptional regulator, whose product MEKPSRKQREWQEREVNILDAALQIAKTDGWGGLTIRKIAQRIEYSTPMIYAHFDGKEALLCRLMLMGYERLKQAISLDGGMNAPEVLTKKYLQFALEHNTLYQLMFGLQGAVLNPACLSHTAQAHHELTQHFVSVWKDTTVGLAFLAALHGHISIYLTGKELQKMVLFNQVETLLLRFLALHETKINTSNE is encoded by the coding sequence ATGGAAAAACCCTCGAGAAAACAACGGGAATGGCAGGAACGAGAGGTAAATATCTTGGATGCCGCCTTGCAGATTGCAAAAACCGATGGTTGGGGCGGGCTTACCATACGAAAGATTGCTCAGCGCATTGAATACAGTACCCCCATGATTTATGCGCACTTTGACGGAAAAGAAGCGCTGCTGTGTCGTTTGATGCTAATGGGGTATGAACGGCTAAAGCAAGCGATTTCGTTGGATGGAGGGATGAATGCGCCGGAAGTACTGACCAAGAAGTATCTACAATTTGCGTTAGAACACAATACCTTATACCAACTGATGTTTGGTTTGCAAGGGGCGGTGCTGAACCCAGCCTGCCTTTCCCACACAGCGCAAGCCCACCACGAACTAACGCAGCACTTTGTATCGGTTTGGAAGGACACAACAGTTGGTTTGGCATTTCTGGCGGCCTTGCATGGCCATATATCCATATACCTAACGGGAAAAGAGTTACAAAAAATGGTGCTCTTCAACCAAGTTGAAACACTTTTATTACGGTTTTTGGCCTTGCACGAAACAAAAATAAACACATCCAACGAATAA